From Fusarium oxysporum f. sp. lycopersici 4287 chromosome 10, whole genome shotgun sequence, the proteins below share one genomic window:
- a CDS encoding elongator complex protein 1: MRNLRNIRFGQCQRDNVTAACWDPEKDQVLVVAQPFEDSCEIELLRISGDRDISVSTAASWEAPNPSPDLVVDKVVSLQYLSGSATTCLVFEGGDIVTVREDDFSDEGAHIEIVGSIDVGIAAARWSPDEELLIVVTKENNVIFMGSTFDPVAEIPMTVEDLNASKHVSVGWGKKETQFQGRGAKAMRDPTIPEKVDEGLPSPHEDGATTISWRGDGAYVAINSVQEGSRRVIRVYSREGELDSASEPVDGLESSLSWRPAGNLMAGIQRKLNQIDVVFFERNGLRHGEFTLRSPSGPVEAHERIRLEWNSDSTVLAVIFKDMVQLWTMGNYHWYLKQEIPIEASSTCLSWHPEKALRFAATSTNTVVVTEHIFHTARGSCHPPHDNGAVAVIDGETVKLTPFRTANVPPPMSMFDITVPAAAVDVAFGRDNTSFAVLHRKGIEVYEWPVKNGRSIKPKLSKKALFDEMASPGYNVLLRIAAVADAFHYFGYEEEKGFIQRFVQAAGEGEVSVADANSREVLVTTTSYQDDNSFTGYGQDNSGKLFQISESGDEMLPVQFQTQLPWFEISKVDDEIVAFGLSRNGHIYANSRLLAKNCTSFIVTPSHLIFTTNNHLVKFVHLSANVDDLEVPADDPETDERCRSVERGSRLVTAIPANMSIVLQMPRGNLETVFPRAMVVAGIRNLIDEKNYARAFSYCRTQRVDMNILYDHQPEQFLANVGLFLDQIPDVAHIDLFLSSLRAEDVTQTMYQDTKRSTGFGADTIPSDLSPAPRGSAAKVNTVCDALLDALQSRKATNLQNTITAHVCKSPPALDDGLLLVAELMREDEKIAEKAVEHICFLVDVNRLYENALGLYNLDLALLVAQQSQRDPREYLPFIQNLHSLPELRRHFEIDDHLERRIKALGHLQTMDVFDELLAYTTKHSLYHDALRLYRYDPPRLRELTAAYAAYLESTSAYREAGLAYESLENWAKATSCYRTAGATCWQECLYTAAQQQPPMSAEAMSDLANNLADALWEAKDYSAAATIHLEYLESIDMAVRCLCKGYHFADAIRLVVQRNRPDLLTASVDTGLADALGTTTEFLADCKAQLKAQVPRVAELRRKAIEDPLAFYEGDRAGGMDIPDDVSVAASSRVSTSASLFTRYTGKAGSVGTAGTGVSRATSKNRKREEKKRARGRKGTVYEEEYLVNSIRRLIDRVSAAAPDAERLIFALVRRNMPERARAAEALMAEVSEACTAAVAEVFKVPGAEAEQKNDAEPTWQATGGEAVLQDFVMGQGKKLEPPIVKGVKKLTLLGS, from the exons ATGCGCAATCTTCGCAACATTCGATTTGGACAATGCCAGCGCGATAATGTCACAGCCGCGTGTTGGGATCCTGAGAAGGATCAGGTTCTTGTCGTAGCCCAACCTTTTGAGGACAGCTGCGAGATTGAGTTGTTGAGAATCTCTGGAGATCGAGACAT CTCAGTCAGTACTGCAGCCAGCTGGGAGGCTCCAAACCCATCACCAGACCTCGTTGTCGACAAGGTCGTCAGTTTACAGTATCTCAGTGGTTCAGCAACTACATGTCTGGTCTTCGAAGGAGGTGACATTGTTACAGTCCGAGAAGACGACTTCTCAGACGAAGGTGCTCATATTGAGATTGTTGGCTCCATCGATGTTGGTATTGCTGCTGCGCGATGGTCCCCTGATGAGGAACTCCTCATTGTTGTCACAAAGGAGAACAATGTCATCTTCATGGGTTCAACCTTTGACCCAGTTGCTGAGATCCCCATGACAGTCGAGGACCTCAACGCATCGAAGCACGTATCCGTCGGATGGGGAAAGAAGGAGACTCAGTTCCAAGGTCGAGGTGCAAAGGCCATGCGTGATCCTACTATCCCAGAAAAGGTCGATGAGGGTTTACCCAGTCCTCACGAGGATGGTGCCACCACCATTAGCTGGAGAGGCGATGGCGCTTATGTGGCCATCAACTCGGTTCAAGAAGGCTCACGCCGTGTAATTCGAGTTTATTCACGAGAAGGTGAGCTGGACAGTGCAAGTGAGCCAGTTGATGGCCTCGAGAGTTCTCTGAGCTGGCGACCAGCTGGAAACTTAATGGCTGGTATTCAGCGAAAGTTAAACCAGATCGATGTGGTCTTTTTCGAGAGGAACGGTCTACGGCACGGCGAATTCACACTTCGTTCTCCTTCTGGGCCAGTTGAGGCTCATGAGAGAATACGTCTTGAGTGGAACTCAGACTCGACTGTCCTAGCGGTGATTTTCAAGGATATGGTTCAGCTATGGACTATGGGCAACTACCACTGGTACCTCAAACAAGAGATCCCTATCGAGGCTAGCTCTACATGTTTGTCATGGCATCCCGAGAAGGCTTTGCGCTTTGCTGCTACTTCAACAAATACTGTCGTTGTGACAGAGCACATCTTCCATACAGCAAGGGGATCGTGCCACCCGCCGCACGACAATGGTGCCGTTGCGGTAATTGACGGCGAAACAGTCAAGTTGACTCCTTTCCGAACAGCCAATGTACCGCCCCCTATGTCAATGTTCGATATTACGGTTCCTGCAGCGGCAGTCGACGTTGCATTCGGCCGTGACAACACGTCTTTTGCGGTTCTTCACCGAAAGGGTATCGAAGTTTATGAGTGGCCCGTCAAGAACGGTCGATCCATCAAGCCGAAGCTCTCCAAGAAGGCGTTATTTGACGAGATGGCAAGCCCTGGGTACAATGTTCTTCTGAGAATTGCCGCTGTAGCCGATGCTTTTCATTACTTCGGTtacgaagaggagaagggttTTATTCAGCGATTCGTACAGGCTGCGGGTGAGGGTGAAGTATCTGTCGCAGACGCCAACTCTCGGGAGGTTCTTGTCACCACAACCAGTTATCAAGACGATAACTCATTCACTGGGTATGGCCAGGACAACTCGGGAAAGCTATTCCAGATCAGCGAGTCTGGAGATGAGATGCTTCCTGTGCAGTTCCAAACACAGCTGCCTTGGTTTGAGATTAGCAAGGTTGACGATGAGATCGTTGCCTTTGGCCTCTCCAGGAACGGTCATATTTATGCCAATTCTCGTCTCCTGGCAAAGAACTGTACCTCATTTATCGTCACACCCAgccatctcatcttcactACCAATAACCACTTGGTCAAGTTTGTTCACTTGTCCGCCAACGTCGATG ATCTTGAAGTTCCTGCAGATGACCCCGAGACCGACGAGCGTTGCCGCAGTGTGGAGCGTGGATCGCGACTTGTCACAGCTATTCCCGCCAACATGAGCATTGTTTTGCAGATGCCCCGTGGAAACCTGGAGACCGTCTTCCCTCGAGCCATGGTCGTGGCAGGTATCCGTAACctgattgatgagaagaactACGCTCGAGCATTCTCATACTGTCGTACTCAGCGTGTAGATATGAACATTCTCTACGACCATCAGCCCGAGCAATTCTTGGCCAATGTTGGCCTTTTCCTCGACCAGATCCCTGACGTCGCTCATATCgatctcttcctttcttctctccG TGCTGAGGATGTTACTCAGACCATGTATCAAGATACGAAGCGATCTACCGGCTTTGGAGCTGATACGATTCCCTCTGACTTGTCGCCAGCACCACGGGGTTCTGCTGCAAAGGTCAACACGGTCTGCGATGCTCTTCTCGACGCCCTCCAGAGCCGCAAGGCTACCAACCTTCAAAATACCATTACCGCACACGTTTGCAAGTCTCCGCCTGCACTCGACGacggccttcttctcgtcgcTGAGCTGATGcgtgaggatgagaagattgCTGAAAAGGCAGTCGAGCATATCTGCTTCTTGGTCGACGTCAACCGACTATATGAGAATGCCCTTGGGCTCTATAACCTTGATCTGGCCCTCCTTGTCGCTCAACAGTCCCAGCGCGATCCTCGCGAATACCTCCCCTTCATTCAAAACCTGCACTCTCTCCCCGAGCTTAGACGTCACTTCGAGATTGATGATCATCTTGAGCGTCGTATCAAAGCCCTTGGCCATCTCCAAACAATGGATGTATTTGATGAACTCCTTGCTTATACCACCAAACACTCCCTATACCACGACGCTCTCCGTCTATACCGCTACGACCCTCCTCGCCTTCGAGAACTCACAGCCGCTTACGCCGCCTATCTTGAGTCCACATCAGCCTACCGAGAAGCAGGCCTCGCATATGAGTCACTCGAGAACTGGGCAAAGGCAACCAGCTGCTACCGAACCGCCGGCGCTACATGTTGGCAAGAGTGTCTCTACACTGCagctcagcagcaacctCCCATGTCTGCTGAGGCCATGTCCGACCTTGCCAACAACCTTGCAGATGCTCTCTGGGAAGCAAAGGACTACTCTGCCGCCGCTACCATCCACCTCGAATACCTTGAGTCTATCGACATGGCTGTTCGTTGCCTGTGCAAGGGCTACCACTTTGCAGACGCTATCCGTCTCGTTGTTCAACGCAACCGCCCTGACCTCCTCACTGCCAGTGTCGACACTGGTCTCGCCGATGCGCTAGGCACAACGACCGAATTCCTCGCTGACTGCAAGGCCCAGCTCAAGGCTCAGGTTCCTCGTGTTGCCGAGCTTCGCCGTAAGGCCATTGAAGACCCTCTGGCTTTCTACGAAGGAGATCGCGCTGGTGGTATGGACATCCCTGATGATGTCTCTGTCGCCGCCTCTTCCCGTGTCAGCACCAGTGCATCACTCTTTACACGATATACAGGCAAGGCTGGAAGTGTGGGAACCGCTGGAACAGGAGTCAGTCGCGCCACAAGCAAGAACCGTAAgcgtgaggagaagaagcgtgCTCGTGGACGTAAGGGAACAGTCTACGAGGAAGAATATCTCGTCAACAGTATTCGTCGTCTTATTGACCGTGTTAGTGCTGCTGCTCCAGATGCCGAGCGCCTTATCTTCGCGCTTGTGCGGAGGAACATGCCCGAGCGTGCGCGTGCTGCCGAAGCTCTCATGGCTGAGGTATCTGAGGCTTGCACTGCTGCGGTAGCTGAGGTGTTCAAGGTGCCCGGGGCAGAGGCCGAGCAAAAGAATGATGCTGAGCCAACCTGGCAGGCTACAGGAGGTGAAGCTGTGCTGCAGGACTTTGTGATGGGACAGGGCAAGAAGTTGGAGCCTCCGATTGTTAAGGGGGTTAAGAAACTTACGCTTTTAGGCTCATGA